One Chaetodon trifascialis isolate fChaTrf1 chromosome 21, fChaTrf1.hap1, whole genome shotgun sequence genomic window carries:
- the vps25 gene encoding vacuolar protein-sorting-associated protein 25, translated as MSFEWPWQYNFPPFFTLQPNVDTRQKQLAAWCSLALSYCRHHKLYTLDVMEAQESPVFNNKKIERKLSMEAIQVVFEELRKKGNLEWLDKNKSRCLVMWRRPEEWGKLIYQWVSKNGMVNSVFTLYELSNGDDTEGEEFHGLEEWMLLRSLQALQTEGKAEVITMDDGKGVKFF; from the exons ATGAGTTTTGAGTGGCCCTGGCAATATAATTTCCCACCGTTTTTTAC GCTACAGCCCAATGTTGATACAAGACAGAAACAGCTGGCGGCGTGGTGCTCCCTGGCTCTGTCATACTGCCGGCATCACAAGCTCTACACCCTGGACGTCATGGAGGCTCAGGAAAGCCCCGTGTTCAACAACAAGAAGATAGAAC GAAAACTGTCAATGGAAGCGATTCAAGTTGTGTTTGAGGAATTGAGGAAAAAAG GGAACCTGGAGTGGTTGGACAAAAACAAGTCTCGGTGTTTAGTCATGTGGAGACGACCGGAGGAATGGGGCAAGCTAATATACCAGTGG GTTTCCAAAAACGGGATGGTCAACTCTGTGTTCACGCTTTACGAGCTGTCCAACGGGGACGACACGGAGGGTGAAG AGTTCCACGGTTTAGAGGAGTGGATGCTGCTGCGCTCGCTGCAGGCGTTACAAACAGAAGGCAAAGCGGAGGTCATCACCATGGATGACGGGAAGGGCGTGAAGTTCTTCTGA